The following are from one region of the Nicotiana tabacum cultivar K326 chromosome 3, ASM71507v2, whole genome shotgun sequence genome:
- the LOC107816546 gene encoding SWI/SNF complex component SNF12 homolog → MSVNNNNNPNKNMGGSSSFGNSPPSNPIAHLQSQSQPQQQMPSGFPGSFQLSQLTAAHAQAIAQAQSKVQAHAQAQAQAAHAQFQAQLQAQGLSLNQAHALGNFGSASASAKRMPQKPPVRPPAFAAANTMSPMRTMELSSAARRKKQKLPEKHLHEKVAAILPESALYTQLLEFESRVDSALARKKVDIQEALKNPPTIQKTLRIYVFNTFANQIRTIPKKPNAEPPSWTLKIVGRILEEGMDPDQAAMFQKSSSMYPKFSTFFKRVTISLDQKLYPDNHIIIWDSARSPAPQDGFEVKRKGEQEFTVNLRLELNYMPEKYKLSPALTEVLGIEVETRARIISSIWHYVKARKLQNPDDPSYFNCDPPLQKVFGEGKVKFTAVTQKITPHLSPPQPIHLEHRIKLSGNNPAGTACYDVLVDVPFPIQRELNALLANTEKTKEIEACDEAICGAIRKIHEHRRRRAFFLGFSQSPIEFINALLESQTKDLKVVAGEASRNAEKERRSQFYSQPWVEDAVIRYLNRKPASDAPGSG, encoded by the exons ATGTCtgttaacaacaacaataaccctaACAAGAACATGGGAGGATCATCCTCCTTTGGCAATTCACCTCCTTCAAACCCAATTGCACACCTACAATCCCAATCACAACCCCAACAACAGATGCCCTCCGGGTTTCCCGGGTCATTTCAGTTATCTCAGCTCACTGCAGCTCATGCCCAAGCCATTGCTCAAGCACAGTCGAAAGTCCAAGCTCATGCTCAAGCTCAAGCACAAGCTGCCCATGCTCAATTCCAGGCTCAGTTACAAGCTCAGGGTCTGTCCCTTAACCAAGCCCATGCTCTTGGCAATTTTGGTTCTGCAAGTGCCTCCGCGAAACGCATGCCTCAGAAACCTCCGGTGCGCCCACCTGCATTCGCGGCTGCTAACACGATGTCCCCAATGAGAACTATGGAGCTTTCGTCTGCTGCGAGAAGGAAAAAGCAGAAGCTTCCCGAGAAGCACTTGCACGAGAAGGTGGCTGCGATTTTACCCGAATCTGCACTTTATACTCAGCTCCTTGAGTTTGAATCTCGGGTTGATTCTGCCTTAGCAAGAAAGAAAGTTGACATCCAGGAGGCTTTGAAGAATCCGCCTACTATTCAGAAGACGCTTCGTATATATGTATTCAATACTTTTGCTAATCAGATTCGTACTATTCCTAAGAAGCCGAATGCTGAACCGCCTTCGTGGACCCTTAAAATCGTAGGAAGGATTTTGGAGGAGGGAATGGATCCTGATCAAGCTGCCATGTTTCAGAAATCGAGCTCCATGTATCCAAAGTTTTCGACTTTCTTCAAAAGAGTCACCATTTCCTTGGACCAGAAACTGTATCCTGATAACCATATTATAATCTGGGATTCTGCGAGATCGCCTGCACCTCAGGATGGTTTCGAGGTCAAAAGAAAAGGAGAGCAAGAATTCACTGTTAATTTAAGACTAGAATTGAATTACATGCCTGAGAAATATAAACTTTCACCGGCTTTAACTGAAGTTCTTGGTATTGAGGTCGAGACTCGTGCAAGAATTATCTCTTCTATCTGGCATTATGTTAAGGCTCGAAAGTTGCAGAACCCTGACGATCCTTCTTACTTCAACTGTGATCCTCCTCTTCAGAAAGTGTTTGGGGAAGGAAAGGTTAAGTTCACTGCAGTCACACAAAAGATCACGCCCCATTTGTCTCCTCCACAACCCATACATTTGGAACACAGGATTAAACTTTCCGGAAATAATCCTGCTGGAACTGCGTGCTATGATGTATTGGTTGATGTGCCATTCCCTATCCAGAGGGAGCTGAATGCTCTGCTGGCCAATACGGAAAAGACCAAAGAGATTGAAGCTTGTGATGAAGCAATTTGTGGTGCCATAAGAAAGATCCATGAGCATCGGAGGAGAAGGGCTTTTTTTCTTGGCTTTAGTCAATCTCCTATTGAGTTTATTAATGCACTTCTAGAATCCCAGACCAAGGATCTGAAAGTTGTTGCTGGGGAGGCGAGTCGCAATGCTGAGAAAGAGCGACGGTCTCAGTTTTATAGCCAACCATG GGTTGAGGATGCTGTTATTCGCTACCTGAATCGCAAGCCAGCTTCTGATGCCCCTGGAAGCGGGTGA
- the LOC107816545 gene encoding transcription and mRNA export factor ENY2-like, with protein sequence MRHSVNRPPTPDTRDDQEKEPTLNEIINIKLIESGEKERLKELLRERLVESGWKDEMKALCREYVKKKGRNNVTVDDLVHVITPKGRASIPDSIKAELLQRIRTFLVSATL encoded by the exons AT GAGGCATTCGGTTAATCGTCCACCAACACCGGATACACGGGATGATCAAGAAAAGGAGCCTACCCTTAATGAAATTATCAACATTAAG TTGATTGAGAGTGGGGAAAAGGAACGTTTGAAGGAGCTTTTGAGGGAAAGGCTTGTGGAATCTGGGTGGAAGGATGAAATGAAAGCTCTTTGTAG GGAATATGTCAAGAAGAAAGGACGGAACAATGTAACTGTCGACGACCTTGTACATGTGATTACCCCGAAAGGCAGAG CTTCAATTCCTGATTCCATCAAAGCTGAGCTGCTACAGAGAATTCGTACATTTCTTGTTTCAGCCACTCTTTGA